A DNA window from Iodobacter ciconiae contains the following coding sequences:
- a CDS encoding tetratricopeptide repeat protein gives MIKYNLLVAVFFFTASLSFSGEVEDLYSLAEKQEYQKIIELTSREDYQHKDVLRIMFIKGVALSKLNKSEQAIDHFKLMVEKFPNQAEPYNNLGVLYAKLGNYELARDALEKSNKINPKILSVHENLASLYLDMAKKEYGNVVKLGGNSAKLTCINNENLNADVKSKKSMALEDKPLVNVSSVNASILSDLEKWRKAWSDKNIDAYLSAYSKNMKVENGLSLLAWKEQRKQRLSSAGTIAVEVDSPVISIIDEKHARVSFTQKYVSNRMKDTVRKVLSFELDNNRWLIISEK, from the coding sequence ATGATTAAATATAATTTATTGGTGGCCGTGTTTTTTTTTACAGCATCATTATCTTTTTCTGGTGAAGTAGAAGATTTATATTCTTTGGCGGAAAAACAGGAATATCAAAAAATAATTGAATTAACTAGTCGTGAAGATTATCAGCATAAAGATGTATTGCGCATTATGTTTATTAAGGGCGTTGCACTTTCTAAATTAAATAAAAGTGAACAGGCTATTGATCATTTTAAGTTAATGGTTGAAAAATTTCCTAATCAGGCTGAGCCATACAACAATTTAGGTGTTCTATATGCAAAGCTGGGAAATTATGAACTGGCACGGGATGCGTTAGAAAAATCAAACAAAATAAACCCGAAAATATTATCTGTTCATGAAAACCTGGCTAGCTTGTATTTAGATATGGCAAAAAAAGAGTATGGAAATGTAGTTAAATTGGGCGGAAATAGTGCAAAGCTTACCTGTATAAATAATGAAAATTTGAATGCAGATGTAAAAAGCAAGAAAAGTATGGCATTGGAAGATAAGCCTTTAGTTAATGTGTCATCAGTTAATGCATCAATATTAAGTGATTTAGAAAAATGGCGAAAAGCTTGGTCTGATAAAAATATTGATGCGTATTTATCCGCATACAGTAAAAATATGAAAGTTGAAAATGGCCTGAGTTTGCTGGCTTGGAAAGAGCAGAGAAAACAAAGGCTGAGTTCAGCAGGGACAATTGCAGTAGAGGTAGATTCTCCAGTGATAAGCATCATTGATGAGAAACATGCCCGAGTTAGTTTTACACAAAAATATGTATCCAATCGTATGAAAGATACGGTAAGAAAAGTCCTTTCATTTGAATTGGATAATAATAGATGGCTAATTATTTCTGAAAAATAG